The following DNA comes from bacterium.
TTCAATCCTTCGCAAATCAGCTCGATATTACGCTGATCACGCAACCTAATGCCGGGCCAGCCGCGGCCCGGAATGCCGCAGCGGCAAAAGCGAAGGGGGAGTACTTAGCCTTCACGGATGATGATTGTCGACCAACACCGGAATGGCTCTCCGCATTCTCCACAGTCTTACTGAACTCTCCTGATTGCGCTGTTGGAGGACGAACGATCAATGCACTCCCTGAAAACTTATTTTCCGCTGCAAGCCAAAGTATCATCGATTTCGTATACAGCCGCCTGAACACGAACTCGGGTCATGCGAGATTTTTTACATCCAATAACATGGCGCTTCCCGCACATTTGTTCAAAAGTATCAACGGCTTTGATCCTCGCATGCGAACTTCGGAAGACCGTGATTTTTCTAATCGTTGGTTTCATCAAGGCTATGGAATGATTTTCGTACCTGCTGCAATCATCTATCACGCTCACGTCTTGAACTTTTACACTTTCTGGCGACAGCATCTCCACTACGGCTGTGGGGCTTTTCACTGGCGCAAAAACGTTGCCAATCGCGACAGGAAACGGATTGCACTGGAATCACGACGCTACTACCTGGAATTGCTTGGACATCCGCTTTCACATAACCGAAACTGGAGAGGACTCTCACTTTCATTCTTGTTGCTGGTCTCCCAGATCGCAACCACTATTGGCTTCCTGAGCGAGTGGATCAGGTCCGGTTCCGAAGCACACAATCCATGAAGACGGTCCACGGTACCGAGTACCCTCCAAAGACAGAAAGTAGCGCGGGCCTCCGGCCCGCGTCGCGGACGGGATGTCCGCGCTACTTTTCGAATCGATTATTTCTCCTGATCTGCGCGCTTTTTCTTACATCGCGGCTGCTACTATTGAATTACAACCAGGCCGAATTTACAGATGGTTACGCATTTCTGAAGTGGTTCATCAGCTTCGGTGGAGAGAATTTTTTTGATGTATCCAGCAAACACATGCCGGTATACCCGTTGTTGATAAAAATCCCGGCGCTGTTTCTCGACCCGGTTCTTGCCGGTCGTTTGATATCGGCTCTTGCTGGTTTCTTCTGCCTTTTTCCAATTTATCAGTTATGTCTTGAAGTCTACGGAGAACGCACAGCACTCTTGGCTACCATCCTATTCACCGTCTCGGCACAGATTCTTTTTCTCACTACGCGTGTCCTGAGCGAACCTCTATTTCTAGCCTTTTCGTTTACTGCAATTTTGCACGCATTTCGTCTGTTCTCAGATCAAAAGATCAATTCCTTACCGTGGTTGATCTTATTTTCAGGATTGGCAGGCTTGACTCGTCCCGAAGGACTCACGTTTGTACCGTTGTGGATTTTCGGACTGATTCAGGCTTTCCGCCGGCGACATTTCAAGTCCGTCCTTCTTTCACTTCCTCCTCTTTTACTTTGGTTCGGTTACATGTTGATCGTACCCCAGGGGGGAGCCACTTACGGGAGTGATATGTCGAGAAGTCTTCATTCTTTAAGCTCATGGAGGTTGTTCAGGAATCTCTGGATGTATGTTGAGATTTATCCTTATGTCATTTTCTTTCCTGTGCTGATCTTTGCGGGGTACAACCTGTTCAGCGAATTAACACCAAAACGCAAAGTTTGGCTTATGCTGATCGCTTACGTTCATGTTAGCATCCTGACTGTATTGTCAGTCTTCTGGGCCTGGACCACCCGTTTCCTCGCCCTTCCTATCAGTGTATTGTTGATTGAAGCCGCTGCTGGAATGGACCGCTTTGCAAATCGGTTGCCGAAGTGGTTTTCAAAATGCTTGATATTCGCGACTATCGTTGGATCGAGCGTCTTTGCGATGATAGCTCTACACTATCAGAAGGATACGTTTGCTGATATTAAGAATTCGGCGCAATACATTCGATCCCACTTCCCGGACTCTCGCATCTTCTCCAATGATCCGTTCAAAGTGTCCTGCTATACAAACGGGGAGGTGAACAAATATGAACAAAAGCCGATTTATCGTTCGGGCGACATCATAGCGCTTCACAGTTTCTACGGAGACCTTGAACGAGATGTGACCTGGCTCACCACTCATTATCAGGTTGAGGAGGTATTTCGTACGGATTCTGTAGTGATCCCTGTGTTGGCAAACACAATTATTACGAAGGGCTCGAATACGCCGGAGGTCGCTGCGCGACGATTCCACGGTCAGACATTCACGAGTGTCGTCCTTCGGATCTCAGGCAAAGATGAGCGCCGCCATTCTGGCGGCATTGATGTTCGCCGGCTTTTAGCCGGCGCTGGAGTTTTTACATTTGTATTACCATGCCGGCAGAATGCCGGCGATCCTCTATGCCAGCCTGGAGGCGGGCGCTCATCATGAACAAGCTTTCCATTATCATTCCTGCTTACAACGAGGAAGAGGGTATCCGCG
Coding sequences within:
- a CDS encoding glycosyltransferase, which translates into the protein MSLFFSVIIPTHNRPEELASCLRCLAELNYARDHFEVIVVDDGSDVPPEDVVQSFANQLDITLITQPNAGPAAARNAAAAKAKGEYLAFTDDDCRPTPEWLSAFSTVLLNSPDCAVGGRTINALPENLFSAASQSIIDFVYSRLNTNSGHARFFTSNNMALPAHLFKSINGFDPRMRTSEDRDFSNRWFHQGYGMIFVPAAIIYHAHVLNFYTFWRQHLHYGCGAFHWRKNVANRDRKRIALESRRYYLELLGHPLSHNRNWRGLSLSFLLLVSQIATTIGFLSEWIRSGSEAHNP
- a CDS encoding glycosyltransferase family 39 protein, translating into MNYNQAEFTDGYAFLKWFISFGGENFFDVSSKHMPVYPLLIKIPALFLDPVLAGRLISALAGFFCLFPIYQLCLEVYGERTALLATILFTVSAQILFLTTRVLSEPLFLAFSFTAILHAFRLFSDQKINSLPWLILFSGLAGLTRPEGLTFVPLWIFGLIQAFRRRHFKSVLLSLPPLLLWFGYMLIVPQGGATYGSDMSRSLHSLSSWRLFRNLWMYVEIYPYVIFFPVLIFAGYNLFSELTPKRKVWLMLIAYVHVSILTVLSVFWAWTTRFLALPISVLLIEAAAGMDRFANRLPKWFSKCLIFATIVGSSVFAMIALHYQKDTFADIKNSAQYIRSHFPDSRIFSNDPFKVSCYTNGEVNKYEQKPIYRSGDIIALHSFYGDLERDVTWLTTHYQVEEVFRTDSVVIPVLANTIITKGSNTPEVAARRFHGQTFTSVVLRISGKDERRHSGGIDVRRLLAGAGVFTFVLPCRQNAGDPLCQPGGGRSS